A region from the Treponema pallidum subsp. pallidum str. Nichols genome encodes:
- a CDS encoding AI-2E family transporter, giving the protein MEKQSPAQTISLFVLLALMFVLVCMLFVPYLTVLLWSSILAILLSPCYRALCARIDMHAFTRTRHLVSHMNGEDGCTAAITRATRFQKKMLAAVFSLVITLLVTTVFFFIAISLFGQGKLLFDKLSLFFREYDLFEGAKQRSFTALIFKLSRGTVDISTLNVEEHLLRFFGKHVESVFVYTQIFVKNIARAALSTLFFSFTLYFFFLDGEHLSCLLIAALPLRKRASAQLLEKCKEATRHLFKGLFSIAFYQTCVAFVFYGIFRVEGPMALAMLTFFASFLPLVGCACVWLPVGISIGFTSGWMRGTLFLFVAGSSITIIDSFLRPLLLQNKMRIHPLLIFFSMLGGVQTFGFNGMVLGPILVILLFTVIDLTHDGESHYTSIFHDPPAAGVHAQSIHRQGKK; this is encoded by the coding sequence ATGGAAAAACAGTCACCCGCACAAACTATCTCGCTCTTCGTGCTCCTCGCGCTCATGTTTGTACTCGTGTGCATGCTGTTCGTACCCTACCTAACGGTGCTTCTCTGGTCGAGCATCCTTGCTATCCTGCTTTCACCGTGTTATCGCGCACTGTGTGCAAGAATAGATATGCATGCTTTTACGCGTACTCGACATCTCGTTTCTCACATGAATGGAGAGGATGGATGTACCGCGGCGATTACCCGAGCGACGCGCTTTCAAAAAAAGATGCTCGCAGCGGTATTTTCACTTGTGATTACCCTTCTGGTGACCACTGTATTTTTTTTCATTGCAATTAGTTTGTTTGGACAGGGAAAGCTCTTGTTTGACAAACTTTCGCTCTTCTTCAGGGAATACGATCTATTTGAAGGTGCAAAGCAACGGAGCTTTACCGCGCTTATTTTTAAACTTTCCCGAGGAACGGTTGATATCTCTACCCTCAATGTGGAGGAGCATCTGCTACGGTTCTTCGGCAAGCATGTAGAATCGGTGTTTGTGTATACACAAATTTTTGTCAAAAACATCGCTCGCGCAGCCCTTTCCACGTTGTTCTTTAGTTTTACCCTATACTTTTTCTTTCTCGATGGGGAACATTTGTCCTGTCTGCTCATCGCTGCACTACCCTTGAGGAAGCGCGCAAGCGCACAGTTGTTAGAAAAATGCAAAGAGGCAACGCGTCATTTGTTCAAAGGTCTATTCTCCATTGCTTTTTATCAGACCTGCGTTGCATTTGTGTTCTACGGAATCTTCCGCGTGGAAGGACCGATGGCTTTAGCAATGCTCACCTTCTTCGCCTCATTCTTACCACTGGTCGGCTGCGCCTGCGTGTGGCTCCCAGTGGGAATTAGCATTGGATTTACGAGCGGGTGGATGCGCGGCACCCTTTTCTTGTTTGTCGCTGGAAGTTCAATCACTATCATCGACAGTTTCTTGCGCCCGTTGTTGCTGCAAAATAAAATGCGCATCCATCCATTGCTTATTTTTTTCTCTATGCTCGGTGGGGTGCAGACGTTCGGCTTTAACGGTATGGTGCTCGGTCCTATTTTGGTTATCCTGCTGTTCACGGTTATCGACTTGACGCACGACGGGGAGTCTCACTACACGTCTATTTTCCACGACCCCCCTGCTGCAGGTGTGCACGCGCAGTCGATACACAGACAAGGAAAAAAATAG
- the asnA gene encoding aspartate--ammonia ligase, whose amino-acid sequence MEKSFILQQQGISFAKHTFTQKLMEHLGLIEVQGPLLSQVGDGIQDGLSGREKAVSVSVKQIPGTAFEVVHSLAKWKRHTLARYGFQDNEGLFVHMIALRPDEDFLDQVRSVCVDQWDWEKVVPVGSRNLAYLKDTVRKVYGALRESEVLVSERFGLRAFLPADIVFVQSEELVRRYPHLDSKGREDAICKEHGAVFLIGIGGVLSDGKPHDVRAPDYDDWTTPSEGEYKGLNGDILVWNPVLGRAFEVSSMGIRVDEGALRTQLALTGDEDSLACSWHQDLINGRLPQSIGGGIGQSRLAMLLLQRKHIGEVQASVWPRSVREEFENIL is encoded by the coding sequence ATGGAAAAATCATTTATTTTGCAACAGCAGGGGATCAGCTTTGCCAAGCACACATTTACCCAAAAGCTGATGGAGCACCTGGGACTCATAGAAGTTCAGGGACCTCTTCTGAGCCAGGTGGGTGACGGGATCCAAGATGGTCTTTCAGGTCGGGAGAAGGCGGTTTCCGTCTCCGTGAAGCAGATCCCGGGTACTGCCTTTGAGGTTGTGCACTCGTTAGCAAAGTGGAAGCGCCACACGCTTGCCCGCTACGGCTTTCAGGATAATGAGGGTTTGTTTGTACACATGATCGCGCTCCGCCCGGATGAAGATTTCTTGGATCAGGTGCGCTCTGTGTGTGTGGATCAGTGGGATTGGGAGAAGGTAGTACCGGTAGGGTCGAGAAATCTTGCGTATCTGAAGGACACGGTGCGTAAGGTCTACGGTGCTCTTCGGGAGTCGGAGGTGTTGGTAAGTGAGAGGTTCGGCCTACGGGCGTTTTTGCCTGCGGATATTGTATTTGTACAGAGCGAGGAGCTGGTGCGGCGTTATCCGCATTTAGACAGCAAGGGGCGTGAGGATGCTATTTGCAAAGAGCATGGTGCGGTGTTCCTGATTGGGATCGGTGGTGTGCTTTCTGACGGCAAGCCGCACGATGTGCGCGCTCCAGATTACGATGACTGGACGACGCCTTCCGAAGGGGAATACAAGGGCCTGAACGGCGATATTTTGGTGTGGAATCCAGTGTTGGGGCGTGCGTTTGAAGTGTCTTCGATGGGGATACGGGTGGACGAGGGTGCGCTTCGCACGCAGCTGGCTCTTACTGGCGATGAGGATAGTCTGGCATGCAGCTGGCACCAGGATCTGATCAATGGTCGTCTTCCTCAATCCATCGGAGGTGGTATCGGTCAATCCCGTTTGGCGATGCTACTCCTACAAAGGAAGCATATTGGTGAAGTTCAGGCCAGTGTATGGCCGCGGTCGGTGAGGGAGGAGTTCGAGAACATTCTTTGA
- a CDS encoding DUF1007 family protein, with the protein MKKRMWRAVRTLLIICAGGTGALWAHPHVFIRTKVTFQWQKGVLQRAHITWEFDPFFSADIISGYDTNKDGLFDKKETQQVFENAFIHTKHYSFFTFIRSGESHARRARSQAARTSPQSVQHFSVSQKDGTLSYHFSIDLSSYQHAKSAPPGTRRTLYLALYDHSFFCDFRYAEHDTVRFVCDKARVQPSYEIVENRTAPVYYDPFDSIESTPQYEHWRPGLHTYYPKEILLRYTAP; encoded by the coding sequence GTGAAAAAACGAATGTGGCGCGCGGTGCGGACCCTGCTTATCATCTGTGCGGGGGGAACCGGAGCGCTGTGGGCGCATCCGCACGTTTTTATCCGCACGAAAGTAACCTTTCAGTGGCAGAAGGGGGTGCTTCAACGCGCGCATATTACCTGGGAGTTTGATCCGTTTTTCAGCGCCGATATCATTAGCGGATACGATACCAATAAAGACGGGCTGTTTGACAAAAAAGAAACACAGCAGGTGTTTGAAAATGCCTTCATCCATACCAAACACTATTCTTTCTTTACCTTCATCCGTTCCGGGGAGTCGCATGCGCGACGTGCTCGCTCTCAAGCAGCACGTACAAGTCCCCAGTCAGTGCAGCATTTCTCGGTCAGTCAGAAAGACGGTACGCTGTCTTATCACTTCTCCATTGACCTTTCTAGCTACCAGCACGCTAAGTCCGCACCCCCAGGAACCCGGCGAACACTGTATCTTGCACTCTATGACCACTCATTTTTCTGCGACTTTCGTTATGCAGAACACGACACCGTACGCTTTGTGTGCGATAAGGCGCGCGTGCAGCCTTCCTACGAAATTGTTGAAAACCGAACCGCTCCTGTGTACTACGACCCCTTCGATAGCATAGAAAGCACTCCCCAATACGAACACTGGCGTCCCGGTCTGCATACCTACTACCCAAAAGAGATTCTCCTGCGCTACACTGCCCCCTAA
- a CDS encoding phosphatase PAP2 family protein has product MEEFIFWNLSVIHAVQQAAHPVITHAVVLFTFFGGKGIALCSLWVLWCVEYRKGLAIAYALACSEGLNYALKGLLRVPRPFVRDPSVKLVFHDGFSTPSGHAQASALFVLLARSYPSAKTPVPCFCAPGCGTDRQVGDRENPSSYGQERTPLARTAWTGVAGVLFVGVIGLSRVYLGVHYPIDVLLGWLNAVLFGALILGMRRALRRGVVFFTRIQEVSGRSFAGLRFSAVVCIALLLAVGGADVSMCGAFCGLGAGHLFIFDRWVTRRAPAGGVGFHAAGGSFTQKVVRFCVGCVFCSVVSSALHALFSGAPAEYARLLRFVRYGIGASLSTGVVPLLFLRVGLAGGLPFHAPAPTAVRER; this is encoded by the coding sequence ATGGAAGAATTTATATTCTGGAACTTGTCCGTCATACACGCGGTGCAGCAGGCTGCGCACCCTGTGATAACACACGCGGTTGTTCTTTTTACCTTCTTTGGAGGGAAGGGTATCGCCCTGTGTTCGCTCTGGGTGCTGTGGTGCGTAGAGTACCGAAAGGGTTTAGCCATTGCCTACGCATTGGCATGTAGCGAGGGGCTCAATTACGCCCTGAAGGGGCTGTTGCGTGTCCCGCGGCCCTTTGTGCGTGACCCGTCGGTGAAACTTGTGTTCCACGATGGTTTTTCTACACCCTCCGGGCATGCACAGGCGAGTGCTTTGTTTGTGTTGCTCGCGCGTAGCTATCCGTCTGCGAAGACTCCTGTTCCCTGCTTTTGTGCGCCAGGTTGTGGAACCGATAGGCAGGTAGGGGATCGGGAGAACCCGTCGTCTTATGGACAGGAGCGTACCCCGCTGGCGCGCACTGCATGGACGGGCGTGGCGGGCGTGCTATTTGTAGGAGTCATTGGGCTTTCTCGTGTGTATTTGGGCGTGCACTATCCTATTGATGTGCTTCTTGGTTGGTTAAACGCAGTACTTTTTGGCGCGCTGATTCTCGGTATGCGGCGCGCGCTCAGGCGTGGGGTTGTGTTCTTTACGCGCATACAGGAGGTCTCAGGACGCAGTTTTGCGGGGTTGCGCTTTTCTGCCGTGGTGTGCATAGCACTCTTGCTAGCTGTCGGTGGGGCGGATGTGTCGATGTGTGGTGCATTCTGCGGGTTAGGAGCAGGGCACCTCTTTATCTTTGATCGTTGGGTTACGCGCAGGGCACCTGCAGGCGGCGTGGGGTTTCATGCTGCTGGGGGGTCTTTCACCCAGAAGGTGGTGCGCTTTTGCGTAGGGTGTGTGTTCTGTAGTGTGGTGTCTTCTGCGCTTCATGCACTGTTCTCGGGTGCGCCCGCTGAGTATGCACGCCTGTTGCGTTTTGTGCGTTATGGTATAGGAGCTTCCCTGAGTACGGGAGTGGTGCCGCTGCTTTTTCTCCGTGTGGGACTTGCAGGCGGCTTGCCTTTTCACGCACCTGCGCCCACGGCCGTGAGGGAACGGTAG
- the mnmE gene encoding tRNA uridine-5-carboxymethylaminomethyl(34) synthesis GTPase MnmE has protein sequence MRAHEYALDDDIVAIATALSPAALGIVRTSGSSSIERVASFFSRAQALTRARAHTFLHGWILDGKTRVDEVVLLVYRAPHSFTGEHAVEIICHGGVRTVQAVYRLCLAQGFRAAQRGEFSFRSFFHGKRDLTRIEAIQSLVDARTCAAQQQAVLHLSGALQQEIAALTRALLAFSATLQGEIEYPEDEETRVHDIDMRELEPLVERLRRLRACWQERALQRTGVRIVLGGCPNAGKSSLFNALLGQDRAIVSSVPGTTRDWLEADLDLSGIPVRLCDTAGLRVTDNPIEAQGVVRSEQLLQGADCVFYIINGRAGVQAADCAFLSDCAVPLVVVVTHNDLMSMSERIQVCQAVQPFISAPVLSCARSQDARGAGEQCLAGGKNGEVRDRAPRAFVCVSAKTHAGLDALRAQTLHLLHGGQVPYEELSLGSERQYVLVDAAVQALEHAQEAYARGFGLDAVVHDLEEALYHCGALTGEVHSEDILDALFEKLCVGK, from the coding sequence ATGCGCGCACATGAGTATGCGCTCGACGATGACATCGTCGCCATTGCCACGGCGCTCAGTCCTGCCGCGTTAGGTATTGTCCGCACGAGTGGGAGCAGCTCCATTGAGCGTGTTGCGTCCTTTTTTTCTCGTGCGCAGGCTCTGACGCGCGCACGTGCGCATACGTTTCTCCACGGATGGATTTTGGACGGAAAGACACGGGTGGATGAGGTAGTACTGCTGGTGTACCGCGCACCGCACAGTTTTACGGGAGAACATGCGGTAGAAATTATTTGTCATGGGGGCGTGCGTACCGTACAGGCTGTGTATCGGCTCTGTCTTGCGCAGGGGTTCCGTGCCGCCCAGCGAGGTGAATTTAGTTTTCGTTCATTCTTTCATGGTAAAAGGGATTTGACGCGTATTGAGGCGATTCAGTCACTAGTTGATGCACGCACGTGTGCGGCGCAGCAGCAAGCGGTGTTGCACCTTTCAGGTGCGCTGCAGCAGGAGATAGCAGCGCTTACCCGTGCGTTACTCGCGTTTTCAGCCACGCTTCAGGGGGAAATTGAGTATCCGGAAGATGAAGAAACGCGTGTGCACGATATCGATATGCGTGAACTTGAACCGTTGGTAGAACGTCTGCGCAGGCTCCGTGCCTGCTGGCAGGAGCGTGCGCTGCAGCGAACGGGAGTGCGCATCGTGCTCGGCGGTTGTCCAAATGCGGGTAAATCATCTCTTTTCAACGCTCTTTTAGGACAGGATCGTGCCATCGTTTCGTCCGTTCCGGGTACAACGCGCGATTGGCTTGAAGCAGACCTTGATCTATCGGGCATTCCAGTGCGTCTGTGTGATACGGCAGGCTTACGAGTAACTGACAATCCTATTGAGGCACAGGGAGTGGTACGCAGCGAGCAACTCTTGCAGGGAGCAGATTGCGTTTTTTACATTATTAATGGACGTGCAGGTGTGCAGGCTGCAGATTGCGCTTTTCTTTCGGACTGTGCAGTACCCTTGGTAGTGGTAGTTACCCACAACGATTTGATGTCTATGTCTGAGCGCATACAGGTGTGTCAGGCAGTGCAGCCGTTTATATCGGCACCGGTGTTGTCGTGTGCGCGCAGTCAGGACGCGCGCGGGGCGGGGGAGCAGTGTTTAGCAGGGGGAAAGAACGGGGAGGTGAGGGATCGTGCGCCGCGCGCATTCGTGTGTGTAAGCGCAAAGACTCACGCGGGGTTGGACGCGCTCCGTGCACAGACACTCCACCTGCTGCACGGCGGTCAGGTGCCGTACGAGGAGCTTTCTCTTGGCTCAGAACGCCAGTACGTATTGGTAGACGCCGCAGTGCAGGCGTTGGAGCATGCACAGGAGGCGTATGCACGTGGGTTCGGGTTGGATGCAGTGGTGCACGATCTGGAAGAGGCGCTCTATCATTGTGGGGCGCTTACTGGAGAAGTGCACAGCGAAGATATCCTAGATGCGCTGTTTGAGAAGCTCTGTGTGGGAAAGTGA
- a CDS encoding HAD family hydrolase: MRPMTRACIFDLDGTLTNTLGTIAYFVNMQAAHYHLPPIPSEKFALFLGDGSRALIQRVLAHYGAAAQTISEDEFLQRYCLAYEADFLQRCTVYPGVPEMLVELKRRRIELAILSNKPHSIAQKVASAFFGDNVFSVVLGQREGVPVKPDPAGLFEILRTLNVETAEALFVGDTAVDIRTASAAQVRSVGVLWGFRDETELSQAQAHVLIRTPAELLQHLSF, from the coding sequence ATGCGGCCCATGACGCGCGCGTGTATATTCGATCTTGATGGAACGCTAACGAATACGCTGGGGACCATTGCCTACTTCGTCAATATGCAGGCTGCCCATTACCATTTACCCCCAATTCCCTCTGAAAAGTTTGCGCTGTTTTTAGGAGATGGTTCGCGCGCACTGATTCAGCGCGTGCTTGCTCATTACGGCGCTGCAGCTCAGACTATTTCTGAGGATGAATTTTTACAGCGCTACTGCCTCGCGTATGAGGCAGACTTTCTCCAACGCTGTACTGTATATCCGGGGGTTCCTGAGATGCTTGTGGAGTTGAAACGACGCCGCATAGAACTCGCCATTCTCTCCAACAAGCCACATTCTATCGCGCAGAAGGTAGCGTCTGCTTTTTTTGGGGACAATGTTTTCTCAGTGGTGCTTGGCCAACGCGAAGGCGTACCCGTAAAACCAGATCCTGCTGGGCTTTTTGAGATCCTGCGTACCCTAAACGTGGAGACGGCGGAGGCGCTTTTCGTCGGAGACACCGCCGTGGATATACGCACCGCGTCCGCAGCGCAAGTGCGCAGCGTGGGAGTGCTCTGGGGCTTTCGAGACGAGACGGAGCTATCCCAGGCGCAAGCCCACGTGCTTATCAGGACGCCCGCCGAGTTACTCCAGCACCTTTCTTTCTAG
- a CDS encoding nickel/cobalt transporter, with the protein MKKVGVRVRACILCALAACATGVLANPFFGGAPARPRRQRTPELLLRRYALVHQRLGAAIVQWSKTHSTRAWWITVMLSFAYGVLHALGPGHRKAALFSFYLGRNAPVWEPALTAALLAALHGAASLLLLSAFRGVSGAIGAHSARTMWYMEVGSYGLLTFLALFSLVHELMHLFPSGGRYFSCGCSAHTAVCMRTGTVAHMQWGTMLLSGLFICPAALFVMILVLSLDAVGLGVAAVLSISAGLALPLMAVGYLAWASRAGIFYRMQKNTRHAQAVLSVVSITSYGIMLIVCTSALVASLG; encoded by the coding sequence ATGAAGAAAGTAGGGGTGCGCGTTCGCGCGTGTATCCTGTGCGCGCTTGCCGCGTGCGCCACAGGCGTCCTTGCTAATCCTTTTTTTGGCGGCGCTCCCGCGCGCCCGCGGAGGCAGCGCACCCCGGAGCTTTTGCTGCGCAGATACGCGCTCGTCCATCAACGCCTCGGTGCCGCCATAGTACAGTGGAGCAAAACCCATTCAACACGCGCGTGGTGGATTACTGTAATGCTCTCCTTTGCGTATGGCGTTCTGCACGCCTTAGGACCAGGACACAGAAAGGCAGCGCTTTTTTCTTTCTACCTGGGGAGGAACGCACCTGTGTGGGAACCTGCGCTCACTGCAGCGTTACTTGCGGCGTTGCATGGCGCAGCTTCCCTGCTCTTGCTTTCTGCATTTAGAGGTGTTTCCGGCGCAATCGGTGCACACAGTGCACGCACAATGTGGTACATGGAGGTGGGTTCCTACGGATTGCTCACCTTCTTAGCGCTTTTCTCTCTCGTGCATGAGCTGATGCACCTTTTCCCTTCGGGCGGGCGCTATTTCTCCTGCGGTTGCAGCGCGCACACTGCCGTGTGTATGCGGACAGGAACAGTCGCCCACATGCAGTGGGGTACTATGCTCTTGAGCGGTTTATTTATTTGCCCTGCTGCGTTGTTTGTGATGATTCTGGTGCTCAGCTTAGATGCAGTTGGACTTGGCGTCGCAGCGGTGCTCAGTATTTCAGCGGGGTTAGCACTCCCCCTGATGGCTGTCGGTTATTTGGCCTGGGCGAGCCGGGCAGGTATTTTTTATCGCATGCAGAAGAACACTCGTCATGCACAAGCGGTGCTCTCTGTCGTGAGCATTACCTCATACGGAATTATGCTCATCGTCTGTACTTCAGCGCTCGTAGCTTCACTCGGTTGA
- a CDS encoding dicarboxylate/amino acid:cation symporter produces MAGSAGFWLLAKLSGGMVCGVALGLCVNESVMAIIHTGKTLIGGVVFFVIPLVIFGFIAPTVLSLKASAGRMLGSFLVLSYLSSVGASLFATAMGRVVIPYLRIPRTVEGLRTIPKVIFTLEIPSLMPVVTALAFALLVGLSALWVKARAVEQVLYEFRRMMGEAISRVLVPLLPFFVAATFAELAYSGSLTRQLPLFAKVVAVVIVGHLLWLCVLYLVGWILSRKNPFEVLRHYGAAYATALGTMSSAATLPVSLQCAHKSRALPAEIVDFAIPLGATTHLCGSVLTETFFCLTIAQMLYGSMPSLADMVLFSCLFGIFAVGAPGVPGGTVLASLGLVLDVLHFDTTGTGLLIAIFALQDSFGTACNITGDGALALMLRGLRYTPAGELRWA; encoded by the coding sequence ATGGCCGGGAGTGCGGGGTTTTGGCTGCTCGCAAAGCTCAGTGGGGGGATGGTCTGTGGCGTTGCGCTCGGGCTGTGCGTTAATGAGTCGGTCATGGCCATTATCCACACGGGGAAAACGCTTATCGGCGGGGTTGTTTTTTTTGTTATTCCCCTAGTTATTTTTGGTTTTATTGCCCCTACTGTCCTGAGTCTGAAAGCGAGTGCCGGTAGGATGCTAGGCTCGTTTCTGGTACTTTCCTATCTCTCTTCGGTGGGTGCCTCCCTTTTTGCCACCGCGATGGGGCGTGTTGTTATCCCGTATCTTCGGATCCCGCGCACGGTGGAGGGTTTGCGTACAATCCCTAAGGTTATCTTTACCCTTGAGATTCCGTCTCTTATGCCCGTGGTCACTGCACTTGCTTTTGCTCTCTTGGTGGGGCTGTCTGCCCTCTGGGTAAAAGCACGTGCGGTGGAGCAGGTGCTGTATGAATTTCGTCGCATGATGGGTGAAGCTATTAGCCGAGTGTTGGTGCCGCTGCTTCCCTTTTTTGTGGCGGCTACCTTCGCAGAACTTGCGTACAGCGGGAGTTTAACTCGTCAGCTGCCGCTTTTTGCCAAAGTGGTAGCGGTCGTCATTGTGGGTCATCTCCTGTGGCTGTGCGTGTTGTACCTGGTGGGGTGGATACTGTCACGCAAAAATCCGTTCGAGGTACTTCGTCATTATGGAGCGGCGTATGCGACTGCGCTGGGCACGATGTCGAGTGCAGCAACACTGCCGGTTTCGTTACAATGTGCGCACAAGTCACGGGCACTGCCTGCAGAAATTGTGGATTTTGCGATCCCGCTGGGTGCAACCACACATCTGTGCGGGTCTGTTCTGACGGAGACCTTTTTTTGTCTAACGATAGCGCAGATGTTGTACGGGTCCATGCCCTCTCTTGCAGATATGGTGCTGTTCTCCTGTTTGTTCGGCATTTTTGCCGTAGGTGCGCCGGGGGTTCCAGGGGGTACGGTGCTTGCGTCGCTCGGGCTGGTGCTTGATGTGTTGCACTTTGATACCACAGGAACCGGTTTGCTCATTGCGATATTTGCTTTGCAAGACAGTTTTGGGACTGCGTGTAACATCACTGGGGATGGCGCCCTGGCACTGATGCTGCGTGGACTTCGCTATACCCCTGCGGGCGAACTGCGTTGGGCGTGA
- the thiI gene encoding tRNA uracil 4-sulfurtransferase ThiI, whose protein sequence is MVNGSTQYLAHVGELSLKKGNRRQFEVQLERNLTLMLRSINPHVTVRAGRLYLSVPASFEAQTTAEQALSYLLGITGWAAATACPKTMEAITRCAHAEATLAAREGKRTFRIEARRADKRFCRTSSEIAREVGAVIHQSGALSVDLHHPDVVIFIEVREREAFLYGARRRGLRGLPCGVSGRGLLLLSGGIDSPVAGYRMLSRGMHIDCLYFHSYPYTPPEAQKKVEDLAKVLARYGLSTTLTVVSLTDIQKQLQTHAPAPSLTLLLRMCMMRIAEHVAREQRARCLITGESLAQVASQTLENLTVTSACTHLPIFRPLIGADKEDIIRTATEIGTYAISIRPYEDCCTLFAPKHPVLRPEVEEMQKQYQSLMLGPLLEDAFRTRKRTRIYGNYGVQESGE, encoded by the coding sequence GTGGTGAACGGAAGTACGCAGTATCTTGCACACGTCGGTGAGCTCAGCTTAAAGAAGGGGAACCGTAGACAGTTTGAAGTGCAGCTTGAGCGCAACCTCACGCTCATGCTACGAAGCATAAACCCTCACGTTACTGTCCGCGCAGGCAGGCTGTATCTGTCAGTCCCGGCCTCCTTTGAAGCACAGACCACCGCTGAGCAAGCCCTCTCGTACCTGCTGGGAATTACCGGTTGGGCTGCTGCTACGGCGTGCCCCAAAACTATGGAAGCGATCACACGGTGTGCACATGCTGAGGCGACGCTCGCTGCGCGCGAAGGAAAGCGAACATTCAGAATAGAGGCGCGGCGCGCGGACAAACGCTTCTGCCGTACCTCGAGTGAGATTGCACGGGAAGTCGGCGCGGTTATCCACCAATCAGGCGCTTTGTCCGTGGATCTCCATCATCCTGACGTGGTCATTTTCATAGAAGTGCGCGAGCGCGAAGCCTTTCTGTATGGTGCCCGACGTCGCGGCCTGCGTGGTTTACCCTGTGGCGTCTCAGGACGCGGGCTACTCCTGTTATCCGGCGGCATTGACTCCCCGGTAGCCGGGTACCGAATGCTTTCTCGTGGCATGCACATTGACTGTCTGTATTTCCACTCTTATCCCTACACCCCTCCTGAAGCACAGAAAAAGGTTGAAGACCTGGCAAAGGTATTGGCGCGCTATGGACTTAGTACCACGCTGACAGTCGTATCGTTGACAGACATTCAAAAACAGCTCCAAACACACGCCCCTGCCCCTTCCCTCACACTGTTGCTTCGTATGTGCATGATGCGCATTGCAGAGCACGTAGCGCGGGAACAGCGCGCACGTTGCCTTATCACTGGAGAAAGCCTTGCACAGGTAGCAAGTCAGACGCTTGAGAACCTAACGGTGACCAGCGCGTGCACGCATCTGCCGATATTCCGCCCGCTCATTGGTGCAGATAAAGAAGATATTATCCGCACCGCCACAGAAATCGGTACGTACGCCATTTCTATCCGTCCGTACGAGGACTGCTGCACACTCTTCGCACCAAAACACCCAGTGCTTCGCCCAGAGGTAGAAGAAATGCAAAAACAATACCAATCTCTGATGCTCGGTCCACTGTTAGAAGACGCGTTCCGGACGCGCAAACGCACGCGCATATACGGAAACTATGGGGTACAGGAGTCAGGCGAATGA